The Flavobacterium faecale genomic sequence CGTATTAAATGTCCTTGACCATTCATCCATAGTACTTCTGCTGGTTTGTATCTTGAGTTATAGTTTGAAGCCATAGAGTAGCAATAAGCTCCTGCATTTTTAAAACTTAGAATGTCTCCCTCTTTCAATTCGGCTATGCGTCTGTTATTTGCAAAAGTATCTGTTTCACAAATGTATCCTACTACAGAATAAAAACGTTCTTTTCCTTTTGGATTAGAAATGTTTTCTATTACATGTTGTGATCCGTAAAACATAGGGCGAATTAAATGATTAAACCCACTATCAATACCAGCAAAAACGGTTGATGTAGTTTGTTTAATTACATTCACTTTAGCTAAAAACTGTCCTGCTTCACTTACCAAGAATTTACCTGGTTCAAAAATTAAGGTTAAGTTTTTACCATATTCTGTACAAAACTCATTGAATCTTTTTGATAATTTTTTACCAAGTTCTTCAATATCTGTTTCGATATCATCTTTTTTGTAAGGAACTTTGAAACCACTTCCAAAATCTAAAAACTCTAGATTTTTGAAATTTCGAGCTGCATCAAATAATATTTCGGCAGCATATAAGAATACTTCAATATCTAATATATCAGATCCTGTATGCATGTGGATACCGATAATGTTCATCTTTGTATTTTCTACAATTCGAACTAAATGTGGTAATTGGTGAACAGATATTCCAAACTTACTATCAATATGTCCTACTGAAATATTTTCATTTCCTCCCGCCATTACATGTGGGTTGATACGAATGCATACTGGTACATTTGGATGCTTAGCACCAAATTGCTCCAAAATAGATAGATTATCAATGTTGATTTGAACACCAAGTGCATTTACCTCTTCTATTTCTTCTAATGAAACTCCATTTGGGGTGTAGAAAATACGTTCTGGAGCATATCCAGCATGAAGTCCTAGTTGTACTTCTTGGATAGAAACAGTGTCTAGTCCTGACCCCATTTCTTCTAATAACTGAAGAATTGCGATATTTGACAAAGCTTTCATCGCATAATTAATACGTAATTTTTCTACCTTAGAAAAAGCTTTGGTTAAACGATTGTATTGTGATTTTATTTTATCTGCGTCATAAACATAAATTGGAGATCCAAATTGTTCTGATAGTTGTAGTAAGTCTTTCGGTTGCATCTTAATATTTTTAAGCAAATTTATTATTCTTTATTGGTTTTACAATGAAAATAAGTTATTCTAACAAAATATAACAAAATGTTTGTTTTGTAAATCTTAGAAATTTTATTTATATTTATTGTGTTGGTAATATATTGTTTATGAGGTGTTTGTTTGATATGATGTTTCAGTGGTATTGCTGCAGAGAATGATCGTTGAAGTTGATTTAAACGATTTTTATATCATATTTGTCCAATAAACCTGTAATTCCTTGGGTAGCAAATCGTGCTTTTTTCATTGGATTAAACTCGGGATCGATATTATAATGGAATGCGGTTTTGAAATTTACTCCTTTTAATTGTGTTTCATTAAAGATTGCACCTGATAAGTCTGAGTTATCAAACGTTGCTTGGGTAAGATCACAACTCATAAAAGCAACTTCTTTTAGAGAACAATTTTTAAAAACTATTTTAGGCATTTTTTTATTCGTAAATGAACTGTAATCTAAAACGCAATCTGAAAACGAAACCTGAAATAAAAAATCATTACAGGTATGGAAAGTAATTCCCATCATTTTACAGTTGCTATAGTGTACGGTTTTTAAACTTGTTCCGATTAATTGCATCATTGATAAGTTACAATCAATAAATTCACAATCCATAAAACTGTTGTTGGAGAAATCACTATTTGAAAAATCGCAGTTCTTGAAAATGCAATCTTCAAATTGGCGGTTATTAACTTTTTTACCAGTAAAAATTACTTTTTCGAATGTTTTTTGTACGTGTAGTAATCCTTCCATTAGTCGTTAAATATACTTTTCATTACAAATTGAAGTCCTTTGAACATTAAAAACACGGACGAGATGCACGCAATGATACCAACAGCCAAAACTAAATAATGCCAATCATTTTTTTGATTCATAAAAGCATTGTAAATTACAGTTGGGCCTAAAAATAAAAGGGGTAAAGCACCTGAAAGGTATTTCAATCCACGAGAAAGTGTATTTTTATCTGTTGCCATAATTGTTATAATTTACTGTTTTTCCAGTTGTCTACTGCTTTTCGAACACTTCCATTTTCGGTAAGTAATTCAGCTCCTTTTTCGTATGTTACAGGTATTTCGCTCATGATCATTTTGATTCCTCGATCGACCAATTTACTATTACTAAGCTGCATATCTACCATTTTGTTTCCCTTTACTTTTCCGAGCTGAATCATCGTTGCTGTAGAAATCATGTTGAGAACGAGTTTTTGTGCTGTTCCAGCTTTCATTCGAGAGCTCCCTGTTACAAATTCAGGTCCTACAACTACGTCGATAGGAAATTTTGCAGTTAAAGAGATGGGACTTCCAGCGTTACAAGAAATACTTCCGGTGCTAATATTATTTTCGTTACACGTTTTTAGACCTCCAATAACATATGGAGTTGTACCTGAGGCAGCGATTCCAACAACTACATCATTTTGAGTGATGTTGAATTCTTGTAAATCTTTCCAAGCTTGTGTATCGTTATCTTCTGCATTTTCGACTGCTTTCCTGATAGCAGCATCACCACCAGCAATAATTCCTACTACCATATCAAAGGGTACACCAAATGTTGGAGGACATTCTGAGGCATCAACTACTCCTAAACGGCCAGATGTTCCAGCTCCGATATAAAATATGCGCCCTCCAAGTTTCATCTTGGATACAATCTCGGTTACTAGATCCTTAATTTGTGGCAAAGCTTTTTCAACTGCTACGGGTACTGTATGATCTTCTTGATTTATATTTGCCAATAATTCATTTACTGACATTTTTTCAAGATGCTCGTATTTTGACGTTTGTTCCGTTGTTTTTGTAAAGGTCATTTTCTATTTATTTTCAGGTAAGTGGTCAAACTTTGCCTATTTCAATGTACTACAAATTTAAGTATTTATAAAAAGAGAAACGATTACTTTATAGAAAATGTATTTTAGAATTTAAAAAAATATTCTATCCATAATAAAGAGCTGTATTGAAAGGATTTCTATTCGATAAATTGCCACCTTCTTTTTAGAATAAGAGAAAAATATAGAATAGCTCTTAATATATTTACTTTTGAAAATTAATCCACTTTAATTTTAGGTACAGCAGCGGAGTTTACTAAGTTGGTTATTTTGGAATTGTTGGCTTTTACGTATTCTAAAAACTTTACAATATCTTCTTTTTTAGTAAAATAATTGCGGTAGGAGTATGCATATAAAACTAGAAAAGTTCCTCTGTCATTTTTTTGTTGTTGGTAGCGGTATATATTCCACTCAAGGACATTGTGACCACCGCTCAACATGAACGAAATAACTTTTTCGTCTTGATTATTAGCTTTTTCAATGTTAGTTTGTACCAGCGGATTATCTTTTTTTAGTTTTTCAAGCTCATTCAGTTTCATGTTACTTGCCTGTTCTACTAATATATCAGACTGAACGGCCTCTACAATTAACATTTTTTGATAGGTTTCAAATTTATTATCAGATGTTCTAAGGTACTCTTGTTTGTAATAGGTAGTGTTTGGATGTGAACTCCAAGCGAGATGAAAATTGTGATCTTCAAATTTCAAAATTGTTCCCGTATGTAAGAAATCGACAATAGTGTCTTGCTGAAAAGAAAGCAGTGCAAAGCTGGACGTGAATAGTAAAAAAAGGGCTATTTTTTTCATTTTCGAAAGGGGGTGAATTACTAACTATATTTGAGCCAAATATACATATATCAACTAAATAACAATCTTTTTTCAGTAATTAAACCAAAACTAGTACTGACTGATATGAGAATTTGAACTGGCAATTTTTTTTTCGAAAATAATCACAGTCAAACGTACTTTATTAAAGTAAATAGGCTAAAATGATTCCGAGGACTATCATAGATACTTTAGCAATATTAAACTTGTGTCCTTCGCTACTTTCGAAAATTATTGTAGAAGAGATATGAAAGAGAATTCCAATAACTACCGCAGTAATTTCGGTATTGTAATCGCTTAGCATCGGCACATAAGCAGAAACAAAAGTTCCTAAAGGTGTCATTACAGCAAAAGTCATCATGAAAACAAAAATTGCTTTTTTATTTAAATGAGAATTTATAAAAAAAGTAGTTAGAATAATTGCGATTGGTAGGTGATGAATTGCAATTCCTATAGCAAGATTATCTTTGTGATGTCCTACAGGGAAACCTTCTAAAAACGCATGAATACAAAGACTGATAAAAAGTAACCACGGAATATGAGTCATATTCGGGTGACCGTGTACATGTCCATGTTCTGCGCCTTTGGAAAAAAATTCTAAAATAATTTGAAACAAAATCCCCATCATAATGAAGATTCCGATGCTTTGATTTTTAGTTTCATAAACATCTGGAAGCAAATGCATTACTGTCAATGCAAGTAAAAATGAGCCACTAAAAGCTAGTAAAAGTTTTAGGTTACTTTTGTTTTTTGGCTTAATAACCAAGGCAATACTATAGCCAAGCAGTACCGAAAGTAAAGGTAAGATGTAATTCATGGCGATTTGTAAATCGGAGAAAAATATTAAAATAGGCTAGCTCGTAAACAGAGTTACATTTTTACTATAACGAAGGTTTATTTTGTGGTTTAAACCATTCGAATCGAATAAAAATAATAAAACGGTTTCGTTACTATTTGAAAATCATGATTAAGCGCTCGCTTTCAGTTTTATGAAATTTTTTGAGTTTGTAGTCACCAAAAATGTCCAATAAATAAATTCCGGCTTCGTCCATCATGCTTTGAAAATCTTGTAGCGTTAAAGCTTTAACTTTTTCGGTATAATGATATTTTTGACCATTATCTTCAAAATCAATGTCTTTGTATATGTGCCCATCTGAAACGTAGCGCTTAAGGTGAAATTCAATTCCGTCAACGATTTTAACTTCTTCGGGAACTAGCGTGTTAACAACCTGGTTTACATTCATGAAATCAATTACTGCAAATCCATATTCAGATAAACTTTCTTTAATAGCTTTTAATGTGGTTAGATTGTCTTCGTCTTTTTCGAAATACCCAAAACTTGTAAATAAGTTAAAGATAGCATCGTATTTTTCTTCGAAAGATTCTCTCATGTCGTGCACTTTAAAGTGCAGGCTGTCGTTGCTATTTTTGGAAGCTTCGAGAATACTATTTTCGGAAAGATCGGCTCCAAGAACGTCAAATCCTAATTGATTTAAATAGATGGAATGACGACCTTTCCCGCACGCTAAGTCCAATACTTTGGCTTTTTCTGGCAGATTGAGGTAGTGCGTTATATTGTCCATGAAAAGTTGTGCTTCACGGTAATTGCGCTCTTTGTATAATATGTGATAGTATGGAGTATCGAACCAAGAGCTAAACCAAGTTGGTCTTGGTTGGTCTGGATTTGAGTTGGATGGTTGCTGTTCTTCGGACATTTATTCTTTTCTGTTTATTCTATCCCGCAAATTTAGTGTATTTTTGCTGAAAAATAACGCCTTTTGATCTTGAAATGGATTTGGGTTAATTGATAATTTGACGGCAGTTGGTGATTTCTTTTTGCTAAAGCTGTTTGATACAAAGAATGATGATAGAAAATAATTTTAAGATGATTGCCAAAACCTTTTTTGGTTTTGAAGAAATATTGGCCAAAGAGCTAACACAATTGGGTGCTCAAGAAGTAGAGCAAGGTGTACGAATGGTGAGTTTTGTGGGTGATAAAGGTTTTATGTACAAAGCGAATTTAGCATTGCGAACTGCCTTGAAAATTTTGAAACCTATTTATTCTTTTAGAGCAAATAATGATCAAGCATTATATAAAGGAGTGGCAAGTATTAATTGGTCACGTTATATCAATGCCAATCAAACTTTTGTGATTGATGCGACTGTGCACTCTCAAAACTTCAACCATACCGAGTTTGTTTCTCAAAAATGTAAAGATGCCATTGTGGATCAATTTAGAGAAAGAACAGGGCAACGACCAAGTATTGATAAAGCATTTCCTGATTTAAGGATTAATATTCACATTGATAGAGATCAAGTATCAGTTGCATTGGATACTTCAGGGAATTCGCTTCACCAACGTGGGTACAGAACGGCTACCAACTTAGCACCAATAAACGAAGTTTTAGCGGCAGGAGTGCTATTGCTTTCTGGATGGGATGGTCAAACAGATTTTCTAGATCCAATGTGTGGTTCGGGTACTTTTTTGGCAGAGGCAGCTATGATTGCATGTAATATTCCGGCAAACATCAACCGTAAAGAATTTGCTTTCGAAAAATGGAAAGATTGGGATAATGATTTATTTGATAAAATTACTGATAGTTTGTTGGGTAAAATTCGTGAATTTCACCATACTATAAAAGGTTATGACAAAGCTCCATCTGCAGTGAGTAAAGCCAAAGACAATATCAAAAATGCAAATCTAGAGGAATATATTACGATCAAAGAGGATAACTTTTTTGAAACAGAAAAAAACTCAGAAGGCAAGTTACACATTGTATTCAACCCGCCATATGATGAGCGTTTGGATATTCATATGGAAGAGTTTTATAAAAATATTGGCGATACGCTAAAAAAGAATTATCCTGGAACCAATGCCTGGTTTATCACGGGTAACCTTGAAGCATTGAAATATGTAGGTTTGAAACCTTCTCGTAAAATAAAATTATTTAACGCAAG encodes the following:
- a CDS encoding pentapeptide repeat-containing protein, translating into MEGLLHVQKTFEKVIFTGKKVNNRQFEDCIFKNCDFSNSDFSNNSFMDCEFIDCNLSMMQLIGTSLKTVHYSNCKMMGITFHTCNDFLFQVSFSDCVLDYSSFTNKKMPKIVFKNCSLKEVAFMSCDLTQATFDNSDLSGAIFNETQLKGVNFKTAFHYNIDPEFNPMKKARFATQGITGLLDKYDIKIV
- a CDS encoding class I SAM-dependent DNA methyltransferase, with translation MSEEQQPSNSNPDQPRPTWFSSWFDTPYYHILYKERNYREAQLFMDNITHYLNLPEKAKVLDLACGKGRHSIYLNQLGFDVLGADLSENSILEASKNSNDSLHFKVHDMRESFEEKYDAIFNLFTSFGYFEKDEDNLTTLKAIKESLSEYGFAVIDFMNVNQVVNTLVPEEVKIVDGIEFHLKRYVSDGHIYKDIDFEDNGQKYHYTEKVKALTLQDFQSMMDEAGIYLLDIFGDYKLKKFHKTESERLIMIFK
- the murQ gene encoding N-acetylmuramic acid 6-phosphate etherase, which encodes MTFTKTTEQTSKYEHLEKMSVNELLANINQEDHTVPVAVEKALPQIKDLVTEIVSKMKLGGRIFYIGAGTSGRLGVVDASECPPTFGVPFDMVVGIIAGGDAAIRKAVENAEDNDTQAWKDLQEFNITQNDVVVGIAASGTTPYVIGGLKTCNENNISTGSISCNAGSPISLTAKFPIDVVVGPEFVTGSSRMKAGTAQKLVLNMISTATMIQLGKVKGNKMVDMQLSNSKLVDRGIKMIMSEIPVTYEKGAELLTENGSVRKAVDNWKNSKL
- the lysA gene encoding diaminopimelate decarboxylase, which codes for MQPKDLLQLSEQFGSPIYVYDADKIKSQYNRLTKAFSKVEKLRINYAMKALSNIAILQLLEEMGSGLDTVSIQEVQLGLHAGYAPERIFYTPNGVSLEEIEEVNALGVQINIDNLSILEQFGAKHPNVPVCIRINPHVMAGGNENISVGHIDSKFGISVHQLPHLVRIVENTKMNIIGIHMHTGSDILDIEVFLYAAEILFDAARNFKNLEFLDFGSGFKVPYKKDDIETDIEELGKKLSKRFNEFCTEYGKNLTLIFEPGKFLVSEAGQFLAKVNVIKQTTSTVFAGIDSGFNHLIRPMFYGSQHVIENISNPKGKERFYSVVGYICETDTFANNRRIAELKEGDILSFKNAGAYCYSMASNYNSRYKPAEVLWMNGQGHLIRAHETFEDLLKNQIPLPVKAKV
- a CDS encoding THUMP domain-containing class I SAM-dependent RNA methyltransferase, with the protein product MENNFKMIAKTFFGFEEILAKELTQLGAQEVEQGVRMVSFVGDKGFMYKANLALRTALKILKPIYSFRANNDQALYKGVASINWSRYINANQTFVIDATVHSQNFNHTEFVSQKCKDAIVDQFRERTGQRPSIDKAFPDLRINIHIDRDQVSVALDTSGNSLHQRGYRTATNLAPINEVLAAGVLLLSGWDGQTDFLDPMCGSGTFLAEAAMIACNIPANINRKEFAFEKWKDWDNDLFDKITDSLLGKIREFHHTIKGYDKAPSAVSKAKDNIKNANLEEYITIKEDNFFETEKNSEGKLHIVFNPPYDERLDIHMEEFYKNIGDTLKKNYPGTNAWFITGNLEALKYVGLKPSRKIKLFNASIESRLVKYEMYEGSKRTKFQEVQE
- a CDS encoding DUF6095 family protein, whose product is MATDKNTLSRGLKYLSGALPLLFLGPTVIYNAFMNQKNDWHYLVLAVGIIACISSVFLMFKGLQFVMKSIFND
- a CDS encoding ZIP family metal transporter, whose translation is MNYILPLLSVLLGYSIALVIKPKNKSNLKLLLAFSGSFLLALTVMHLLPDVYETKNQSIGIFIMMGILFQIILEFFSKGAEHGHVHGHPNMTHIPWLLFISLCIHAFLEGFPVGHHKDNLAIGIAIHHLPIAIILTTFFINSHLNKKAIFVFMMTFAVMTPLGTFVSAYVPMLSDYNTEITAVVIGILFHISSTIIFESSEGHKFNIAKVSMIVLGIILAYLL